From the Nodularia sp. NIES-3585 genome, one window contains:
- the rplO gene encoding 50S ribosomal protein L15, whose amino-acid sequence MRLNDVKPQKGSKKRRRRVARGISAGQGASAGLGMRGQKSRSGSGTRPGFEGGQQPLYRRVPKLKGFPVVNRKIYTTINVEKLASLPANTEVTLASLREAGILTAAKGPLKILGNGELNVSLKVQAAAFTGQARSKIEAAGGSCEVL is encoded by the coding sequence ATGAGACTCAACGATGTTAAGCCCCAAAAAGGTTCAAAAAAACGCCGTCGCCGTGTAGCCAGGGGTATTTCCGCAGGTCAAGGTGCTAGCGCTGGTTTAGGTATGAGAGGTCAAAAATCGCGCTCTGGTAGCGGTACCAGACCGGGTTTTGAAGGTGGTCAGCAACCATTGTACCGCCGAGTACCTAAGCTTAAGGGCTTTCCGGTGGTGAATCGGAAAATTTACACTACGATTAATGTAGAGAAACTAGCTTCCCTTCCTGCTAATACAGAAGTAACTTTGGCCTCCCTCAGAGAGGCAGGAATCCTAACTGCTGCTAAGGGTCCATTGAAAATTTTGGGCAACGGCGAATTGAATGTATCCCTGAAGGTACAGGCAGCAGCTTTCACAGGACAAGCTCGGAGCAAAATTGAGGCAGCTGGTGGTAGTTGCGAAGTCTTATAA
- the rpsK gene encoding 30S ribosomal protein S11, translating into MARQPTKKGGSKKQKRNVPSGMAYIQSTFNNSIVTITDQNGDVISWASAGSSGFKGAKKGTPFAAQTAAESAARRAMDQGMRQIEVMVSGPGAGRETAIRAIQGAGLEITLIRDITPIPHNGCRPPKRRRV; encoded by the coding sequence ATGGCAAGACAACCAACTAAAAAAGGCGGGAGCAAAAAGCAGAAGCGCAACGTACCCAGCGGGATGGCCTACATCCAGTCTACTTTCAACAATAGCATTGTCACCATTACCGATCAAAATGGCGACGTTATTTCCTGGGCTAGTGCTGGTTCTAGCGGTTTTAAGGGAGCAAAAAAGGGAACGCCCTTTGCAGCACAAACCGCAGCTGAAAGTGCAGCCCGACGGGCTATGGATCAAGGGATGCGCCAAATTGAAGTCATGGTAAGTGGCCCCGGAGCAGGTAGAGAAACCGCAATTCGGGCAATTCAAGGAGCAGGACTGGAAATTACATTGATTCGTGATATTACCCCAATTCCTCACAATGGTTGCCGTCCACCCAAGCGCCGCCGAGTTTAA
- the truA gene encoding tRNA pseudouridine(38-40) synthase TruA translates to MLESQPVPTATHRVALVIQYVGTHFHGWQRQKQHRTVQEEIETAIATVLGYHVTLHGAGRTDSGVHAAAQVAHFEATGLIPPHRWASILNSYLPQDILIKASAAVDNRWHARFSAAYRRYRYTIYTEDRPNLFVRPFSWHYYYAPLDECLIQAALQPLMGKHHLAAFHRAGSKRSHSWVEVQAAECHRSGPFLHIEIQANGFLYGMVRLLVGMLAQVGTGKLTLAGFTELWQEERREEVKYAAPPQGLCLLRVGYPDFPFSPEIWYETVPKLVFPTHIPQEYSQTETVSLNSTPLL, encoded by the coding sequence ATGTTAGAAAGCCAACCGGTTCCTACCGCAACCCATAGAGTCGCCCTCGTAATTCAATACGTCGGCACTCATTTTCACGGCTGGCAAAGACAAAAGCAGCATCGTACAGTTCAAGAAGAAATTGAAACAGCGATCGCTACGGTTCTTGGCTATCATGTGACTCTGCATGGTGCTGGGCGAACAGATTCTGGAGTTCATGCAGCTGCTCAAGTCGCCCATTTTGAAGCCACAGGATTAATCCCACCTCACAGGTGGGCATCAATTCTGAATAGCTATCTGCCTCAAGATATACTGATAAAGGCTTCAGCTGCTGTAGATAATCGTTGGCACGCGCGTTTTAGTGCTGCCTATCGCCGATATCGCTACACGATATACACTGAAGATCGGCCGAACTTGTTCGTCAGACCCTTCAGTTGGCATTATTATTATGCACCCCTGGATGAATGCTTAATCCAAGCTGCCCTCCAACCCTTGATGGGGAAGCATCATTTGGCCGCATTTCACCGTGCAGGTTCCAAGCGATCGCATTCTTGGGTAGAGGTGCAAGCAGCAGAATGTCATCGTAGTGGGCCATTTCTTCATATTGAAATTCAGGCAAATGGATTTTTGTATGGCATGGTACGGCTGTTAGTAGGGATGCTGGCACAGGTAGGCACAGGTAAGCTGACACTTGCTGGCTTTACCGAACTCTGGCAAGAAGAACGCCGCGAAGAAGTCAAATACGCTGCCCCTCCCCAGGGTTTGTGTTTGTTACGAGTAGGCTATCCAGATTTTCCTTTTTCCCCAGAGATTTGGTACGAAACCGTGCCTAAATTGGTCTTTCCTACACATATTCCCCAGGAATATTCCCAAACAGAAACCGTTTCCCTCAATTCCACACCACTTTTGTAA
- the rpsE gene encoding 30S ribosomal protein S5: MATGRRKANRTKKEETTWQERVIQISRVSKVVKGGKKLSFRAIVVVGNERGQVGVGVGKASDVIGAVKKGVADGKKHLIDIPMTKSNSIPHPIDGVGGGAKVMMRPAAPGTGVIAGGAVRTVLELAGVRNILAKQLGSNNPLNNARAAVNALSTLRTLSEVAEDRGIPIEKLYI; this comes from the coding sequence ATGGCAACTGGTCGTCGTAAAGCGAACCGCACAAAAAAAGAAGAAACTACCTGGCAAGAGCGAGTCATCCAAATCAGCCGGGTGAGCAAGGTCGTCAAGGGAGGTAAAAAACTTAGCTTCCGAGCGATTGTGGTCGTTGGTAATGAACGTGGTCAAGTTGGTGTCGGAGTAGGCAAAGCCTCAGATGTAATCGGCGCTGTTAAAAAAGGCGTAGCCGACGGCAAAAAACATCTGATTGATATTCCTATGACTAAATCCAACTCCATTCCTCATCCTATTGATGGTGTGGGTGGCGGTGCTAAGGTAATGATGCGCCCTGCTGCACCTGGTACTGGGGTAATTGCTGGTGGTGCGGTTCGGACTGTCCTGGAATTGGCAGGAGTTCGTAACATCTTGGCCAAGCAACTCGGTTCCAACAATCCACTCAACAATGCTAGAGCCGCAGTGAATGCTTTATCTACACTACGTACTCTTTCGGAAGTGGCTGAGGATCGGGGTATTCCTATAGAAAAACTCTACATTTAG
- the infA gene encoding translation initiation factor IF-1 yields the protein MSKQDLIEMEGTVTESLPNAMFRVDLDNGFNVLAHISGKIRRNYIKILPGDRVKVELTPYDLSKGRITYRLRKK from the coding sequence TTGTCTAAGCAAGATTTGATCGAAATGGAAGGCACTGTCACTGAATCCTTGCCCAATGCGATGTTTCGCGTTGATTTGGACAATGGATTTAATGTCTTGGCACACATTTCCGGTAAGATTCGCCGTAATTACATCAAGATTTTACCTGGCGATCGCGTCAAAGTTGAGTTAACCCCCTACGACCTCTCAAAAGGTAGAATCACCTATAGACTCCGGAAAAAATAG
- the rpmJ gene encoding 50S ribosomal protein L36, with protein MKVRASVKKMCEKCNVIRRRGRVMVICVNPKHKQRQG; from the coding sequence ATGAAAGTTCGAGCCTCAGTCAAGAAAATGTGTGAAAAATGTAACGTGATTCGCCGTCGCGGTCGCGTTATGGTGATTTGCGTGAACCCCAAACATAAACAACGTCAAGGCTAA
- the rpsM gene encoding 30S ribosomal protein S13, with protein MARISGVDLPRDKRVEIGLTYIYGIGLTRSLEILAATGVNPDTRVKDLSDADVAALRGEIESNYQVEGDLRRLEAMSIKRLVDIGCYRGRRHRMGLPVRGQRTRTNARTRRGRRQTVAGKKKAPGK; from the coding sequence GTGGCACGTATTTCCGGAGTAGACCTTCCACGCGACAAACGCGTTGAAATTGGTCTGACTTATATCTACGGAATTGGCTTAACAAGGTCTCTGGAAATTTTAGCCGCTACAGGTGTAAACCCAGATACCCGCGTTAAAGATTTAAGTGATGCTGACGTAGCAGCCTTGCGAGGCGAAATCGAAAGCAACTATCAAGTTGAAGGTGACTTACGGCGCTTAGAAGCCATGAGCATCAAGCGCTTGGTTGATATTGGTTGCTACAGAGGTCGTCGTCACCGCATGGGCTTACCAGTTAGAGGTCAAAGAACTAGGACTAATGCTAGAACCCGTCGTGGGAGAAGGCAGACAGTGGCTGGTAAGAAGAAGGCTCCAGGCAAATAA
- the secY gene encoding preprotein translocase subunit SecY translates to MISREKAPTAQETFMQMAQAAGLRGRLLVTVGILILVRLGIFLPVPGLDRARFAEAIAGNNAVFGLLDIFSGRGLSTLGIFALGILPFINASIIIQLLTAAIPALENLQKNEGEAGRRQISQITRYVTVVWATIQSVAFSAIFLNQFALTPGIAFVAETAIALTAGSMFVMWASELITERGLGNGASLLIFVNIVASLPKALGDTIDLVQVGGRETVGRVIVLILVFLATIVGIVFVQEGIRRIPIISARRQVGRRVLAEQRSYLPLRLNSGGVMPIIFAAAILSLPLLIANFTRNPEIANIVNTYLSPGGSGAWVYALVYLVSIIFFSYFYSSLIVNPVDVAQNLKKMGSSIPGIRPGKATSEYLERVINRLTFLGAIFLGFVAIIPTAVESALGVPTFRGLGATSLLILVGVAIDTAKQVQTYVISQRYEGMVKQ, encoded by the coding sequence ATGATCAGTCGAGAAAAAGCCCCAACGGCTCAAGAAACTTTTATGCAGATGGCACAAGCAGCTGGCCTCAGAGGTAGGCTGCTTGTCACCGTCGGTATTTTAATTTTGGTTCGCCTCGGTATATTTTTGCCAGTACCAGGACTGGATAGAGCGAGGTTTGCCGAAGCAATAGCTGGTAATAATGCTGTTTTCGGTTTATTGGATATATTTTCGGGACGCGGACTTTCCACTTTGGGAATCTTCGCTTTGGGGATTTTACCCTTTATTAATGCGTCCATTATTATCCAATTACTCACGGCGGCAATTCCAGCTTTAGAAAATTTACAAAAAAATGAAGGCGAAGCGGGTCGGCGACAAATTTCGCAAATCACACGCTACGTAACTGTAGTATGGGCGACTATTCAAAGTGTGGCTTTTTCGGCAATTTTCCTGAATCAATTTGCTTTGACTCCAGGTATAGCATTTGTCGCGGAAACAGCGATCGCTCTGACTGCCGGTTCCATGTTTGTCATGTGGGCATCAGAACTGATTACAGAACGGGGACTTGGTAATGGTGCATCATTGTTGATTTTTGTCAACATTGTGGCTTCCTTACCTAAAGCTTTAGGCGATACCATTGACTTGGTGCAAGTCGGCGGTAGAGAAACCGTTGGCCGCGTTATAGTTCTCATCTTGGTATTCCTAGCGACAATTGTTGGTATTGTTTTCGTTCAAGAAGGCATCCGTCGCATCCCAATTATTTCCGCTCGTCGCCAAGTCGGTCGCAGAGTATTGGCAGAACAACGGAGTTATTTACCCTTGCGTCTTAATTCCGGGGGTGTAATGCCGATTATTTTTGCGGCGGCAATTTTGAGTTTGCCACTATTAATCGCCAATTTCACCAGAAATCCGGAAATAGCCAACATTGTCAATACGTATCTGAGTCCTGGTGGTTCTGGGGCTTGGGTTTATGCTCTAGTTTACTTAGTCTCAATTATTTTCTTCAGTTACTTCTATTCTTCGTTGATTGTTAATCCCGTTGATGTAGCGCAGAACTTGAAGAAAATGGGATCTAGTATTCCCGGTATTCGTCCCGGAAAAGCTACCAGTGAGTATCTTGAGCGTGTGATCAATCGACTAACTTTTTTGGGTGCGATATTTTTGGGCTTTGTGGCTATTATCCCCACGGCTGTGGAAAGTGCTTTAGGAGTACCAACCTTTAGAGGATTGGGTGCTACTTCTTTGCTAATTCTGGTGGGTGTGGCAATTGATACAGCCAAACAAGTCCAAACTTACGTTATCTCTCAGCGTTATGAAGGAATGGTGAAACAATAG
- the rplR gene encoding 50S ribosomal protein L18 yields the protein MKLTRRESKQRRHRRVRGKVQGSAERPRLAVFRSNEHIYAQVIDDTQHHTLVAASTLEPELKSNSATGATCDASAQVGKLIAVRLLEKGITQVVFDRGGNLYHGRVKALADAAREAGLDF from the coding sequence ATGAAACTTACTCGTAGAGAATCAAAACAGCGTCGCCATCGGCGCGTTCGTGGCAAAGTTCAAGGCTCGGCAGAACGTCCGCGTTTAGCCGTGTTTCGTTCTAACGAACATATTTACGCTCAAGTAATTGATGATACTCAGCATCACACATTAGTAGCAGCCTCGACGCTGGAACCAGAGTTGAAATCTAATTCAGCTACAGGTGCTACTTGTGACGCATCAGCGCAAGTCGGCAAGTTGATAGCAGTGCGATTGTTAGAAAAAGGAATTACCCAAGTAGTCTTTGATCGCGGTGGCAACTTATATCATGGTCGTGTCAAAGCCCTCGCTGATGCAGCCCGCGAAGCTGGTTTAGATTTCTAA
- the rpsH gene encoding 30S ribosomal protein S8: MAANDTVADMLTRIRNANLARHQTTQVPATKMTRSIAKVLQEEGFVAEIAEAEEGIKRNLVISLKYKGKNRQPLITALKRVSKPGLRVYSTRKELPRVLGGIGIAIISTSSGIMTDREARRQSLGGEVLCYVW, from the coding sequence ATGGCGGCTAACGATACAGTTGCAGATATGCTGACGCGCATCCGCAATGCCAACCTGGCAAGGCATCAAACTACACAAGTGCCAGCCACAAAAATGACTCGTAGTATTGCCAAAGTACTACAAGAGGAAGGTTTTGTTGCTGAAATTGCGGAAGCAGAAGAAGGGATTAAGCGGAATCTAGTGATTTCCCTAAAATACAAGGGTAAAAATCGTCAACCCTTAATCACTGCCTTGAAGCGAGTGAGTAAACCAGGTTTGCGCGTTTACTCGACTAGAAAAGAATTACCAAGGGTACTAGGTGGCATCGGCATTGCCATTATTTCTACATCCAGTGGCATCATGACTGACCGTGAAGCACGTCGTCAGAGCTTGGGTGGTGAAGTACTTTGCTATGTTTGGTAG
- the rplF gene encoding 50S ribosomal protein L6 → MSRIGKRPITIPAKVEVTIDGTKVLVKGPKGELSRTLSANVIVSQEGEILNVTRRDETRVSRQMHGLSRTLVANMVEGVSQGFKRRLEIQGVGYRAQLQGRNLVLNIGYSHQVHIVPPDGVEFVVETNTNIVVSGYDKEIVGNTAAKIRAVRPPEPYKGKGIRYAGEVVRRKAGKTGKSGKK, encoded by the coding sequence ATGTCTCGTATTGGTAAAAGACCAATTACTATTCCCGCCAAAGTGGAAGTGACAATTGATGGCACCAAAGTTTTGGTGAAAGGCCCTAAAGGCGAACTTTCTCGTACTTTGTCTGCCAATGTAATTGTCTCCCAAGAAGGGGAAATTTTAAATGTCACCCGTCGTGATGAGACCCGTGTCTCTAGACAAATGCACGGTTTAAGCCGTACTTTGGTCGCGAATATGGTCGAGGGAGTTTCCCAAGGCTTTAAGCGTCGTTTGGAAATTCAAGGTGTAGGTTACCGCGCCCAACTTCAAGGACGTAACCTAGTTTTGAATATTGGTTACAGCCATCAAGTGCATATTGTGCCACCAGACGGAGTTGAGTTTGTTGTAGAAACTAACACTAACATCGTCGTCAGTGGTTATGACAAAGAAATAGTAGGTAACACAGCAGCTAAGATCCGTGCCGTTCGTCCCCCAGAACCTTACAAAGGTAAAGGGATTCGTTATGCCGGTGAAGTGGTCAGACGCAAAGCTGGTAAGACTGGTAAGAGTGGTAAGAAGTAA
- the rplQ gene encoding 50S ribosomal protein L17, with protein MRHRCRVKKLSKPADQRRALLRALTTEIIRHGRITTTLIRAKVVRSEVEKMITLAKNGSLSARREALGYIYDKQLVHALFEQAPTRYGERQGGYTRIMRTVPRRGDQAKMAIIELV; from the coding sequence ATGCGTCACCGTTGTCGAGTCAAAAAACTCAGTAAACCAGCTGACCAACGTCGCGCCCTCTTGCGAGCGTTGACCACAGAGATCATCCGTCATGGTCGAATTACCACAACTTTAATCCGAGCTAAAGTCGTGCGTAGTGAAGTTGAGAAAATGATTACCCTAGCTAAAAACGGCTCTTTATCAGCACGTCGGGAAGCTCTGGGTTATATCTACGACAAGCAGCTAGTTCATGCTTTATTTGAACAAGCTCCGACTCGTTACGGCGAACGCCAAGGCGGTTATACCCGCATCATGCGTACCGTTCCGCGTCGGGGAGATCAGGCAAAAATGGCAATCATCGAGCTAGTTTAG
- a CDS encoding DNA-directed RNA polymerase subunit alpha has translation MAQFQIECVESNTEESRSHYSKFVLEPLERGQGTTVGNALRRVLLSNLEGTAVTAVRIAGVSHEFATVPGVREDVLEILMKMKEVILRSYSSQPQIGRLLVNGPATVTVAHFDLPSEVEVIDQTQYVATLAEGGKLEMEFRIEKGKGYRTVERGREEATSLDFLQIDSVFMPVRKVNYSVEEARGESSITKDRLLLEVWTNGSISPQEALSSAAAILVELFNPLKDISLEPTETGAEVPDDPTAQIPIEELQLSVRAYNCLKRAQVNSVADLLDFTQEDLLEIKNFGQKSAEEVVEALQRRLGITLPQERGTKHT, from the coding sequence GTGGCGCAGTTTCAAATTGAATGTGTAGAGTCTAATACTGAGGAAAGTCGGAGCCATTACAGTAAATTTGTGCTGGAACCTCTAGAGCGTGGTCAAGGAACAACAGTTGGCAACGCGCTGCGGCGGGTTTTACTGTCGAATCTAGAGGGGACAGCGGTTACAGCAGTGAGAATTGCCGGTGTAAGCCACGAGTTTGCTACAGTTCCGGGTGTGCGGGAAGACGTGCTGGAAATCCTCATGAAAATGAAGGAAGTAATCCTCAGAAGCTATTCTTCTCAACCCCAGATTGGCAGATTACTCGTTAATGGGCCAGCAACAGTCACCGTGGCTCATTTTGATTTGCCCAGTGAAGTAGAAGTCATAGACCAAACCCAGTATGTCGCTACTCTAGCTGAGGGTGGCAAGCTGGAAATGGAATTTCGGATTGAGAAAGGCAAAGGATATCGCACAGTAGAGCGAGGACGTGAAGAAGCCACTTCCTTGGACTTTCTGCAAATCGACTCGGTATTTATGCCAGTCCGGAAAGTTAACTACAGTGTCGAAGAAGCCCGTGGTGAAAGCTCAATTACCAAAGACAGACTGCTGTTAGAAGTTTGGACAAATGGCAGTATTTCGCCCCAAGAAGCACTATCATCAGCAGCTGCTATTCTGGTAGAGCTATTCAATCCATTGAAAGATATTTCACTGGAACCCACAGAAACAGGCGCTGAAGTCCCAGACGACCCCACTGCCCAAATTCCTATTGAAGAGTTGCAACTTTCTGTACGAGCTTATAACTGCCTCAAACGCGCACAAGTTAACTCTGTCGCTGATTTATTAGATTTCACTCAAGAAGACTTGTTAGAAATTAAAAACTTTGGTCAGAAGTCAGCAGAAGAGGTAGTTGAAGCCTTACAGCGCCGTTTAGGTATTACTCTGCCCCAAGAAAGAGGCACTAAACACACATAA
- a CDS encoding adenylate kinase, with product MTRLIFLGPPGSGKGTQAQILAENLNIPHISTGEILRQAMKEQTPLGIKAQSYVNSGDLVPDQLVQDLVEERLSQPDVQSGWILDGFPRKVTQAVFLEELLAEIDQGGERAINLDAPDDVVVARLLDRGRKDDTEEVIRHRLDVYRADTAPLIDYYRDRQKLIKVNGDQSQEEVTHELRKIVTS from the coding sequence GTGACTCGATTAATTTTCTTGGGACCACCCGGATCTGGTAAAGGAACTCAAGCTCAAATTTTGGCGGAGAACTTGAATATTCCCCACATTTCTACAGGGGAAATATTAAGGCAAGCCATGAAAGAGCAAACTCCTTTGGGAATTAAGGCTCAAAGTTATGTCAATAGCGGCGATTTAGTCCCCGACCAGTTAGTGCAGGACTTAGTAGAGGAGCGTCTTAGTCAACCTGATGTGCAATCAGGTTGGATACTTGATGGTTTTCCTCGCAAAGTCACACAAGCAGTTTTTCTGGAAGAATTGCTGGCAGAAATTGATCAGGGTGGCGAAAGGGCAATTAATCTTGATGCTCCAGATGATGTTGTGGTAGCACGTTTACTGGATAGAGGACGAAAAGATGATACCGAAGAGGTGATTCGCCATCGTCTAGATGTTTACCGCGCTGATACTGCACCATTAATTGATTATTACCGCGATCGCCAAAAACTGATCAAAGTCAATGGCGATCAGTCCCAAGAAGAAGTCACTCACGAGTTGCGAAAAATCGTGACTTCATAG